Proteins from a single region of Undibacterium sp. KW1:
- a CDS encoding OsmC domain/YcaO domain-containing protein, translated as MEIKVNFLDKLRLEAKFDDFTVVADQPIRYKGDGSAPGPFDYFLASSALCAAYFVKLYCNTRNIPTENIRLSQNNIVDPENRYAQIFKIQVELPADISAKDREGILRSIDRCTVKKVVQAGPEFVIEEVENLDADAQALLTLNPTADAATYILGKDLPLEQTIANMSGLLAGLGIKIEIASWRNIIPHVWSLHIRDAHSPMCFTNGKGATKESALASALGEYIERLSCNHFYAGSFWGEDIANAAFVHYPEERWFKPGKRDALPKDILDEYSREIYDPEGELRGSHLVDTNSGNAERGICSLPYVRQSDGELVYFPSNLIENLFASNGMSAGNTLAEAQVQCLSEIFERAVKREILEGEIALPDVPQEVLAKYPGIVAGIQGLEEQGFPVLVKDASLGGQYPVMCVTLMNPRTGGVFASFGAHPSLEVALERSLTELLQGRSFEGLNDLPQPTFVSNAVTEPNNFVEHFIDSSGVVSWRFFSAKADYEFVEWDFSGQGENSNADEAATLFGILKEMGKEVYMAVYDHLGATACRILVPGYSEVYPVEDLIWDNTNKALLFREDVLNLHTLDDEQLEDLLERLENNELDEYSDIATLIGIEFDENTVWGQLTVVELKLLINLALQDFEEAKELVETFLQYNDNTVDRGLFYQALNVVLEVTLDDELELADYVVNFRRMFGNERMDAVLGSVDGSVRFYGLTPTSMKLEGLDRHARLIDSYKKLHAARSKVVSN; from the coding sequence ATGGAAATTAAGGTTAACTTTCTCGATAAGCTTCGTCTTGAAGCCAAGTTCGATGATTTTACGGTGGTGGCTGATCAGCCTATCCGTTATAAGGGGGATGGTTCTGCGCCTGGTCCTTTTGATTACTTTTTGGCTTCGTCGGCCTTGTGCGCGGCTTATTTTGTGAAGTTGTATTGCAATACCCGCAATATCCCTACTGAAAATATCCGGTTGTCGCAGAATAATATTGTTGATCCGGAAAACCGTTACGCGCAGATTTTCAAGATACAGGTGGAGTTGCCTGCGGATATTTCTGCCAAAGACCGTGAAGGTATCCTGCGTTCCATCGATCGTTGCACGGTCAAAAAAGTGGTGCAGGCGGGGCCGGAGTTTGTGATTGAAGAGGTCGAGAACCTCGATGCTGATGCGCAGGCTTTGTTGACCTTGAACCCTACTGCGGATGCTGCTACCTATATCCTGGGTAAGGATTTGCCGCTGGAGCAGACCATTGCGAATATGTCTGGCTTGCTGGCGGGGCTGGGTATCAAGATAGAGATTGCTTCGTGGCGCAATATTATTCCTCATGTGTGGTCGCTGCATATACGCGATGCTCATTCGCCCATGTGTTTTACCAATGGCAAGGGCGCGACCAAAGAGAGCGCGCTGGCATCAGCCCTGGGTGAGTATATCGAGCGTCTGAGTTGCAACCATTTTTATGCGGGTTCGTTCTGGGGTGAAGACATCGCCAATGCGGCCTTTGTGCATTACCCGGAAGAACGCTGGTTCAAGCCTGGCAAGAGGGATGCGCTGCCTAAAGATATTCTGGATGAGTATAGCCGGGAGATTTATGACCCTGAGGGTGAGCTGCGTGGCTCGCATCTTGTCGATACCAATTCCGGCAATGCAGAGCGTGGCATCTGCTCGCTGCCTTATGTGCGGCAGTCAGATGGCGAGCTCGTTTACTTCCCTTCCAATCTGATAGAAAACCTGTTCGCCAGTAATGGCATGAGTGCCGGTAATACACTGGCTGAAGCGCAGGTGCAATGTCTGTCTGAAATTTTTGAACGTGCCGTCAAGCGTGAAATTCTGGAAGGTGAAATCGCCTTGCCGGATGTGCCGCAAGAAGTGCTGGCGAAATATCCTGGCATTGTGGCGGGCATACAGGGTCTGGAAGAGCAGGGCTTCCCGGTGCTGGTGAAGGATGCATCGCTGGGTGGTCAATACCCTGTCATGTGCGTGACCCTGATGAACCCGCGCACGGGCGGTGTGTTTGCCTCTTTCGGCGCGCACCCCAGCCTGGAAGTGGCGCTGGAACGCAGCCTGACAGAATTACTGCAAGGCCGCAGCTTTGAAGGTTTGAATGATTTACCCCAGCCTACCTTTGTCAGCAATGCGGTGACTGAGCCAAATAATTTTGTTGAACACTTCATTGATTCCAGCGGCGTGGTGTCTTGGCGCTTCTTTAGTGCCAAGGCTGATTATGAATTTGTTGAATGGGACTTTTCTGGTCAGGGCGAAAATTCGAATGCGGATGAAGCAGCGACCCTGTTCGGCATACTCAAGGAGATGGGCAAGGAAGTTTACATGGCCGTGTATGATCATCTGGGTGCCACTGCCTGCCGTATCCTGGTGCCGGGTTATTCTGAAGTGTATCCGGTGGAAGACCTGATCTGGGATAACACCAACAAGGCCCTGCTGTTCCGCGAAGATGTGCTGAATTTGCATACGCTGGACGATGAGCAACTGGAAGACTTGCTGGAACGTCTGGAAAATAATGAGCTGGATGAGTACAGCGACATCGCTACCCTGATAGGCATAGAGTTTGACGAGAACACGGTCTGGGGCCAGCTCACGGTTGTTGAATTGAAGTTGCTGATCAATCTCGCCTTGCAGGACTTTGAAGAAGCAAAAGAGCTGGTCGAAACCTTCTTGCAATACAACGACAACACGGTTGATCGCGGTCTGTTTTATCAGGCCCTGAACGTGGTGCTGGAAGTGACGCTGGATGATGAGTTGGAGCTAGCTGATTATGTCGTCAACTTCCGCCGCATGTTTGGCAATGAACGTATGGATGCTGTGCTGGGTTCAGTCGATGGCAGCGTACGCTTCTATGGTTTAACACCAACCAGCATGAAACTCGAAGGGCTGGACAGGCATGCGCGCCTGATCGATAGTTACAAGAAACTGCATGCGGCGCGCAGCAAGGTGGTGTCTAATTAA
- the tnpA gene encoding IS200/IS605 family transposase, whose product MSRFKRASQVIWHCQYHLVWVPKYRYRILSGPIGREVQKCLMTYSQQLGCEIVELNVQVDHVHLLVKVPPKLSISELMGVLKGRTAIRLFNVFPQMRKKPYWGNHFWAKGYCVDPVGLDVEMIRKYVKFQEQEEARQQQLQL is encoded by the coding sequence ATGAGCAGGTTTAAAAGAGCATCGCAAGTAATATGGCATTGTCAATACCATTTGGTATGGGTGCCCAAATATCGATACCGAATATTAAGCGGTCCAATTGGACGAGAAGTGCAAAAATGTTTGATGACCTATAGTCAGCAATTAGGTTGTGAGATAGTGGAACTGAACGTGCAAGTTGATCATGTGCATCTATTGGTGAAAGTGCCGCCAAAGTTATCGATATCGGAATTGATGGGTGTCCTGAAAGGGCGTACGGCAATAAGGTTGTTTAACGTATTTCCTCAAATGAGAAAGAAGCCCTATTGGGGGAATCATTTCTGGGCAAAAGGATATTGCGTAGACCCGGTAGGGCTGGATGTTGAAATGATCCGAAAGTACGTCAAATTCCAGGAGCAGGAAGAGGCACGACAGCAGCAACTACAACTTTAA
- a CDS encoding sensor histidine kinase, translated as MNDTGVMADKSKSSAFFWLILPAFFLLKYTSAIPSATELMMVIATLAGFVILFEYSLQVNDKRLFACIITATMTGIIWAPYNAGAAAFVMLGAGMCQRLKNTRAACTALSMVYAILLMANASLELPSEFLLPALLFCLPVALVAILLEKYRRTDDQIIMQREEIANQARLAERERISRDIHDVLGHTLSVIVLKADLARKLINTDLGACSHELIAIEHSARNILREVRSTVRNNCTSSLNAELATAKTALQAANVNMTALIEQCSIPPSLENVIALALREAVTNIIRHARASKCKITLSSDSKNIRLTIADDGTVQANRAIRKGCGLSGMAERTHALQGSINIHQANGLSITISLPLKGTA; from the coding sequence GTGAACGATACTGGGGTCATGGCCGACAAGAGCAAATCTTCAGCCTTTTTCTGGCTGATCCTGCCTGCTTTCTTTTTATTGAAATATACAAGCGCCATCCCATCTGCAACTGAGCTGATGATGGTCATTGCGACACTGGCTGGCTTTGTCATCTTGTTTGAATACAGCTTGCAGGTTAATGATAAGCGCCTGTTTGCCTGCATTATCACCGCCACCATGACAGGCATAATATGGGCACCTTACAATGCAGGTGCCGCCGCATTTGTCATGCTAGGTGCGGGTATGTGCCAGCGGTTGAAAAATACCCGCGCTGCCTGCACCGCCCTGTCCATGGTGTACGCAATTTTGTTGATGGCAAATGCCAGCCTTGAATTACCATCTGAATTTCTTTTGCCAGCATTGCTGTTTTGCCTGCCGGTTGCCCTCGTAGCTATCCTGCTCGAAAAGTATCGCCGCACTGACGACCAAATAATCATGCAGCGCGAAGAGATCGCCAACCAGGCACGTCTCGCTGAACGCGAGAGAATTTCGCGCGATATCCATGATGTGCTTGGCCATACCTTGTCCGTAATCGTATTGAAGGCTGACCTGGCGCGCAAACTGATCAACACTGATCTGGGTGCCTGTTCCCATGAATTGATAGCCATAGAGCACAGTGCACGCAATATCCTGAGAGAAGTTCGTAGCACAGTTCGTAACAACTGCACGAGCAGTTTGAACGCGGAATTAGCTACAGCAAAGACAGCCTTGCAGGCAGCCAATGTCAACATGACTGCCCTGATAGAACAATGCAGCATACCGCCGTCATTGGAAAATGTCATCGCACTTGCTTTGCGTGAAGCGGTCACCAATATTATCCGTCATGCCAGGGCGAGCAAATGCAAGATCACCCTGTCGTCGGATTCAAAAAATATCAGACTCACCATCGCGGATGACGGCACGGTCCAGGCTAACAGAGCCATCAGAAAAGGCTGCGGCTTAAGCGGCATGGCAGAGCGCACACACGCTCTGCAAGGCAGCATCAATATCCATCAGGCAAATGGCCTGAGTATAACAATTTCACTGCCTCTCAAAGGCACGGCATGA
- a CDS encoding IS5 family transposase (programmed frameshift) translates to MSRMLLRDDQWARIERLLPGRTGGGGRAGGNDRLFIEAVLWIARTGSPWRDLPVEFGYWNTVYTRFARWSERDSWQSIFSVLREEADFEEVYLDSTVVRAHQHAAGAAKKKGEQALGRSRGGLTTKIHVCVEGLGQAARFLLTGGHCHDVTQAEALLKDLQPGAVLADKAYDANALIARIQERNAKVVIPSKSNRKEPREIDAFQYRNRNVIERFFARIKQFRRIATRYDKLASRFASFFAIVASFEWLK, encoded by the exons ATGTCGAGAATGTTGTTGCGTGACGATCAATGGGCAAGAATAGAGAGGCTGTTGCCTGGACGAACAGGAGGCGGAGGCAGGGCTGGTGGAAATGACAGGCTGTTTATTGAAGCAGTGTTGTGGATAGCCCGCACAGGTAGTCCGTGGCGAGATTTGCCGGTTGAGTTTGGCTACTGGAACACGGTCTATACGCGCTTTGCGCGGTGGTCTGAACGAGATAGTTGGCAAAGTATTTTTTCTGTGTTGCGAGAAGAAGCTGATTTTGAAGAGGTGTACCTTGATAGCACAGTGGTGAGAGCACACCAACACGCAGCGGGCGCAGCCAAAAAAA AAGGAGAGCAAGCTCTTGGCCGTTCTCGCGGGGGATTGACTACTAAAATTCATGTATGTGTGGAAGGCTTGGGGCAAGCAGCCCGTTTCCTGCTTACTGGGGGTCATTGTCATGATGTGACGCAAGCAGAGGCATTACTCAAAGACCTACAGCCAGGAGCAGTACTGGCAGACAAAGCTTATGATGCCAATGCTTTGATTGCGCGCATTCAAGAGAGAAATGCGAAGGTTGTGATCCCGTCAAAATCGAACCGGAAAGAGCCAAGAGAAATTGATGCTTTTCAGTATCGCAACCGCAATGTAATCGAACGTTTTTTTGCGAGAATCAAACAATTCAGACGAATTGCAACACGCTATGATAAGTTGGCTTCTCGCTTCGCCTCATTCTTCGCTATTGTTGCTTCTTTTGAATGGCTAAAATGA
- a CDS encoding GGDEF domain-containing protein, with translation MQATQRLNYKKHAPQVHCATPVFDDKEFARCDTDDSKNSAALLEEISRLKRFISDLEIENRTDILTGLLNRRGFIAELNTAWDRWVRYAVPTTLVVLDMNRFKQINDNYGHEAGDKALKLVAVYLQNNLRSTDILGRLGGDEFAVILPHTNAQETQNIVNKLLQATPVLQINLSQEQVAIPLEFALGFAEVNTSQGPPKAWLQAADLQMYQSKAATAG, from the coding sequence ATGCAAGCTACGCAAAGATTAAATTATAAAAAACATGCACCACAAGTGCATTGTGCAACACCCGTTTTCGATGACAAAGAATTTGCACGCTGCGATACTGATGACAGCAAAAATAGTGCGGCACTGCTGGAAGAAATTTCGCGCCTCAAGCGCTTTATTTCTGATCTGGAAATTGAAAACCGCACCGACATATTGACCGGTCTATTAAACCGCCGTGGTTTTATCGCAGAGTTGAATACAGCCTGGGACAGATGGGTACGTTATGCAGTACCAACCACACTGGTCGTGCTGGACATGAACCGCTTTAAACAGATCAATGACAATTATGGCCATGAAGCGGGCGACAAGGCCTTGAAACTGGTTGCTGTTTACCTGCAAAACAATTTGCGTTCCACCGACATACTGGGGCGTCTCGGTGGTGATGAATTCGCCGTGATTTTGCCACACACCAATGCGCAGGAAACACAGAATATTGTCAATAAGCTGTTACAGGCAACGCCTGTCTTACAAATAAATTTATCGCAAGAACAGGTAGCGATTCCACTGGAATTTGCACTTGGTTTTGCTGAAGTGAATACATCCCAGGGCCCGCCCAAGGCCTGGCTGCAAGCTGCTGACTTGCAGATGTACCAAAGCAAGGCTGCCACGGCAGGCTAG
- a CDS encoding response regulator transcription factor gives MIRIMIAEDHALVSGALAALLRFEPDMQVISLVKNGQQALEACQQECPDILLTDIEMPVMTGLELAASIAEQKLPCKVIMLTAFARAGYLRRATASGVRGYMLKDSPSDCLAAAIRTVQAGGRVIAPELAMEGWNGPHDPLSERERQVLRLAGSGAGNADIARQIHLSEGTVRNYLSDAISKMHVRNRGEAYRIASDAGWL, from the coding sequence ATGATACGCATCATGATAGCCGAAGACCATGCACTGGTATCCGGCGCACTGGCTGCCCTGTTGCGCTTTGAACCTGACATGCAAGTCATCTCGCTGGTAAAAAATGGCCAGCAGGCGCTCGAGGCCTGCCAGCAAGAATGCCCCGACATCTTATTGACAGATATAGAAATGCCGGTCATGACGGGTCTGGAACTGGCAGCCAGCATTGCTGAGCAAAAGCTGCCTTGCAAAGTCATCATGCTGACCGCCTTCGCCCGCGCCGGTTACTTGCGCCGCGCCACCGCCAGTGGTGTGCGCGGCTATATGCTCAAAGATTCCCCCTCAGACTGCCTGGCAGCAGCGATACGCACGGTGCAGGCAGGTGGCCGTGTGATTGCGCCTGAACTCGCCATGGAAGGCTGGAACGGCCCTCACGACCCCTTGTCAGAACGCGAGCGCCAGGTATTGCGCCTGGCGGGCTCAGGCGCAGGCAATGCCGACATCGCCAGGCAAATCCATTTATCAGAAGGTACGGTACGCAATTACCTGTCAGATGCCATCAGCAAGATGCATGTCAGGAACCGCGGCGAAGCTTACAGGATAGCCAGCGACGCAGGCTGGCTGTAA
- a CDS encoding PLP-dependent aminotransferase family protein: MTKNKYQILADDLADAILSKKLAANARLPSVRELMQQHQLSLATVTNALHTLEEKGLVEPRGKAGYFVKPPAKKETTATAPHTQADLQNMSANVLKWGPAEDLFPERRWQSLLGSVIRRHPFLSTRHAQAYGHPRLRAELAKRSAENGCFLKEDELIVTQGATEALLLALRATSEAGSKVLVQAPVSVLYSRLLETFTLTPVTVHSSVDAPEFLAEVQAILEGEDPPKVFLLVANYHFPTGALMPLPVKRNLLRLAEKHGVTIIEDDVYGDLQHDGARPLTLKSFDLKGKVIYVNSCSKTLAPGLRIGWLAAGSWRERIEYLKSASASSVNELSQLVLAEFLAQGSHVPHLRKYRQQLKSRSGEYLSILRLVLGNTVKLADMPGGYSYWLPLPGKISTEEIQTQIRANWPLLDEADTPQIALVSNGVCVNTSIPLTDSLRQSLTAFCFYLRGFY, from the coding sequence GTGACAAAGAACAAGTATCAAATATTGGCGGATGATTTGGCTGATGCGATATTAAGCAAAAAATTGGCGGCCAATGCACGCCTGCCTTCCGTGCGTGAACTCATGCAACAACACCAGCTTAGTCTCGCCACTGTGACTAATGCCCTGCACACTCTGGAAGAAAAAGGGCTGGTTGAACCGCGTGGCAAGGCTGGTTATTTTGTTAAACCGCCAGCAAAAAAAGAAACAACAGCCACTGCCCCGCATACCCAGGCAGATTTGCAAAACATGTCTGCCAATGTACTCAAATGGGGCCCGGCAGAAGACCTTTTCCCTGAGCGGCGCTGGCAAAGCCTGTTGGGCAGCGTGATACGCCGCCATCCTTTTTTATCAACCCGTCATGCCCAGGCTTATGGCCACCCGCGTCTGCGTGCGGAGTTGGCCAAGCGCAGTGCAGAAAATGGCTGCTTCCTCAAGGAAGATGAATTGATCGTGACGCAGGGTGCGACAGAGGCCCTGTTACTGGCCTTGCGTGCAACCAGCGAGGCTGGCAGCAAGGTATTGGTGCAGGCTCCCGTCAGCGTCTTGTATAGCCGCCTGCTGGAAACCTTCACCCTGACACCGGTGACCGTGCACAGCAGCGTGGATGCGCCAGAATTTCTGGCTGAGGTGCAGGCGATACTGGAAGGTGAAGACCCGCCCAAGGTTTTTTTACTGGTCGCCAATTACCATTTCCCTACTGGCGCACTGATGCCCTTGCCAGTGAAGCGTAATCTTTTGAGGCTGGCAGAAAAGCATGGCGTCACCATCATAGAAGATGATGTCTATGGCGACCTGCAGCACGATGGTGCACGACCACTGACACTGAAATCCTTTGATCTCAAAGGCAAGGTCATCTACGTCAACTCTTGCTCCAAAACCCTGGCACCCGGCTTGCGCATAGGCTGGCTGGCCGCCGGTAGCTGGCGTGAACGTATCGAATATCTGAAAAGCGCATCCGCCAGCAGCGTCAATGAATTATCGCAGCTTGTGCTCGCAGAATTCCTGGCACAGGGCAGCCACGTGCCACACTTGCGCAAATACCGCCAGCAATTAAAATCACGAAGCGGCGAGTACCTGTCCATACTGCGCCTGGTGTTGGGCAATACCGTCAAACTCGCAGATATGCCCGGCGGCTATAGCTACTGGCTGCCACTGCCAGGCAAGATCAGCACAGAAGAAATACAGACTCAAATCCGCGCCAACTGGCCCTTGCTGGACGAAGCCGATACACCGCAGATTGCCCTGGTCTCGAATGGCGTGTGCGTGAATACGTCGATACCGCTGACCGATTCGCTGCGCCAGTCATTGACGGCATTCTGTTTTTATCTGCGTGGTTTTTATTAA
- a CDS encoding globin family protein has protein sequence MNQHTVTLVQDSWKQVATIAPQAAALFYQNLFADDPSLKPMFRGDMTEQGKKLMQMIGAAVGKLNDLDNLVPVLQGLAVRHDGYGVKESHYQTVGAALLKTLGQGLGDRFTSETRDAWATVYGVMANVMITASRATVAA, from the coding sequence ATGAATCAACACACTGTCACACTCGTACAAGACTCGTGGAAACAAGTGGCAACGATAGCCCCGCAGGCTGCCGCCCTGTTTTATCAAAACCTGTTTGCAGACGACCCATCACTGAAACCCATGTTCCGCGGTGACATGACAGAGCAAGGTAAAAAACTCATGCAGATGATAGGCGCTGCGGTTGGCAAGCTCAATGACCTGGATAATCTGGTGCCGGTACTGCAGGGCCTGGCTGTGCGCCATGACGGTTACGGTGTCAAGGAATCACACTATCAGACAGTTGGTGCTGCATTACTGAAAACACTGGGACAAGGCCTGGGCGACCGCTTCACCAGCGAAACCAGGGATGCCTGGGCCACCGTATATGGTGTGATGGCCAATGTCATGATCACTGCCTCACGCGCCACCGTCGCAGCCTGA
- a CDS encoding NACHT domain-containing protein, giving the protein MAFNSTKKKDDAQKILSNLSYVTEAKMNEEILIVVITEAEYSIVRKAMDALEAMSIESHSTLERGVLCGQRAVLCKIRDMGTKTLGSVGLALTSILKSVKPTYVVEIGICFSLKSELSIGDVAICKMSSDYEYQKIVNGVVKHRVRSLSAPDPLFAQLSHFARNYKADFSSKEGVYACGDKVVDDSVFKQKILQCVPDALAGDMESYTFALACTDFGVPWAVIKGVSDDGVNKADDDQIRAVTNAVKFFTDYLQLEPNRISSKLEINSSAQTIDYKDISREIFGKKDIVTENFEGSKTAYEAHFHPELGHAWVIIYLYKAQSVPEALRIFLKSSKNPKVRIEVCLVSRNLVLEQRLTAYKSMLTQAGYENVYINSIKQFIFDRIVKGKTSHTTLSNEEQYIDQTVYRNGGEAFTTKQYLMSFIEPVENSPNLMPINVILGEGGIGKTTLCRNFAQHYSKFEQKQEFLMLVTKHDILNAYSGNSINSITDLYREYRRNQSGADSINETNFELCLSCGSIVMMIDGIDEIEAALAGMFDMDRFIDSIKQLDSILHSCKVFLTSRSVGAERFQSLENVDILNLKGFTTDDVGKYLNKGDAKVAISINRIIHKIKPASGFVNPYLLSVLSQIFASDSGSDDMSESTARLDLTDPFEYVLARLLSREIEKQSLKISIDDYYDFLEYVVIDEENSTPLEEFIRYIDVMLGGASGKSQHTSVGSYLKCLLFSLNNDRVNISHEEFVNLIRIKAGINAFQIESQINSQDVGHLTKILGTDYNDITGVKGAIASALWKQQADVDSVNSMFKKYVSHFKNETSNFSLMQSRAIYGLHALAFEYNKIKDGTSAAALLKMLHGGPKISQLCVLGNFYKIDFSGLEFVDCEFSGYQRLLSCKADSITKFKKSSFTNCSAKSGESDFTSSMFDDDCTLDEGMHLAINHSADKKEGRIERIRSDLKRVLKAMRVGFSFGTFSQNRINQNVTLASGAKLETFLSQLCTANILIFDHKTSLYQVNPTVQDHAYVLCEEGHARGQIVSAIRELST; this is encoded by the coding sequence ATGGCATTCAATAGCACCAAAAAAAAAGACGATGCACAAAAAATTTTGTCTAACCTAAGCTATGTAACGGAAGCGAAGATGAATGAAGAAATCTTAATTGTAGTCATAACTGAAGCAGAGTATTCAATTGTGAGAAAAGCTATGGATGCTTTAGAGGCCATGTCTATAGAAAGCCACTCAACTTTAGAAAGAGGAGTTCTTTGCGGTCAAAGAGCTGTTCTTTGTAAAATTCGCGATATGGGAACCAAAACACTCGGGTCTGTCGGGTTAGCCTTGACGTCCATATTAAAAAGTGTCAAACCAACTTATGTCGTTGAAATTGGTATTTGTTTTAGCTTGAAGTCGGAATTAAGCATCGGAGACGTAGCGATATGCAAAATGTCCAGTGATTACGAATATCAAAAAATTGTAAATGGTGTTGTGAAACATAGAGTTCGTTCTTTATCGGCACCGGATCCATTGTTTGCTCAACTCTCGCACTTTGCTAGAAACTATAAAGCTGACTTTTCAAGCAAGGAAGGTGTGTACGCTTGTGGTGATAAAGTTGTTGATGATAGCGTTTTCAAACAAAAAATTCTTCAATGCGTACCAGATGCTTTAGCTGGTGACATGGAATCCTACACTTTCGCATTAGCCTGTACTGACTTCGGCGTGCCATGGGCTGTTATCAAAGGAGTATCCGACGACGGCGTAAATAAGGCGGATGATGACCAAATACGCGCTGTGACAAACGCAGTAAAATTTTTTACAGATTATCTACAATTAGAGCCGAATAGGATTTCCTCAAAACTAGAGATTAATTCAAGCGCACAAACTATCGACTATAAAGATATTAGTAGAGAAATTTTCGGAAAAAAAGACATAGTTACTGAAAATTTTGAAGGCTCGAAAACCGCTTATGAAGCTCACTTTCACCCAGAACTAGGGCATGCTTGGGTAATCATTTATTTATATAAAGCGCAAAGTGTGCCAGAAGCACTTAGGATTTTTCTAAAATCATCAAAAAACCCCAAAGTGCGTATTGAAGTATGTCTAGTATCTAGAAATTTAGTTTTAGAGCAACGACTTACGGCTTATAAAAGTATGTTAACTCAGGCAGGATATGAAAATGTCTACATAAATTCCATCAAGCAGTTTATTTTTGATCGGATAGTAAAAGGCAAAACTTCGCATACTACTCTTTCTAACGAAGAACAATATATTGATCAAACAGTTTATCGCAACGGAGGCGAAGCGTTTACCACAAAGCAGTATTTGATGTCGTTTATCGAACCTGTAGAAAACTCACCGAATCTCATGCCAATCAATGTCATTCTTGGAGAAGGTGGCATTGGGAAAACAACTTTATGTCGAAATTTTGCACAACACTATTCTAAATTTGAGCAAAAGCAAGAATTTCTAATGCTAGTTACCAAGCACGATATATTAAATGCTTATTCAGGTAACTCCATCAATTCTATTACAGACCTTTATCGTGAGTATCGCCGCAACCAATCGGGCGCAGATTCAATAAATGAAACCAATTTCGAACTCTGTTTAAGTTGCGGCTCTATTGTAATGATGATCGACGGAATTGATGAGATTGAAGCTGCACTTGCGGGAATGTTTGACATGGATAGATTCATAGATTCGATTAAGCAACTCGATTCAATATTACATTCCTGCAAAGTTTTTCTCACATCAAGAAGTGTAGGTGCAGAACGTTTTCAGTCTTTGGAAAATGTTGACATTCTCAACCTAAAAGGTTTTACAACGGATGATGTCGGTAAATACTTAAACAAAGGTGATGCGAAAGTTGCGATTTCAATAAATAGAATAATACACAAAATAAAGCCAGCCTCTGGATTTGTAAATCCATATTTATTGAGCGTGTTGTCACAAATATTTGCTAGCGACAGCGGCAGCGATGATATGTCTGAAAGCACGGCACGCTTGGATTTGACTGATCCCTTTGAATATGTACTTGCGCGTTTACTGAGTAGAGAAATAGAAAAACAATCTCTAAAAATTTCAATAGATGACTATTACGATTTTCTAGAGTACGTTGTGATAGATGAAGAGAATTCCACTCCCTTAGAAGAATTTATTAGATATATAGATGTAATGCTTGGAGGTGCGAGTGGCAAATCGCAGCATACCTCAGTTGGAAGTTATCTAAAATGTTTATTATTCAGTTTGAACAACGATAGAGTTAATATTTCGCATGAAGAATTTGTGAACTTGATTAGAATTAAAGCAGGAATAAATGCATTCCAAATTGAAAGTCAGATTAATTCTCAAGATGTCGGTCACTTAACTAAAATCTTAGGAACTGACTATAACGATATAACGGGAGTCAAAGGTGCCATTGCATCTGCGCTTTGGAAACAACAGGCAGATGTTGACTCAGTAAATTCGATGTTCAAAAAATATGTCTCACATTTTAAAAATGAAACATCCAATTTTAGCTTAATGCAGAGTAGGGCAATATACGGGCTTCATGCACTTGCTTTTGAGTACAACAAAATAAAAGATGGAACTTCTGCGGCAGCATTACTAAAAATGTTGCATGGTGGGCCTAAAATTTCTCAATTATGCGTATTAGGAAATTTTTATAAGATAGATTTTAGTGGACTGGAATTTGTCGATTGCGAGTTTAGTGGCTATCAGCGATTACTTTCTTGCAAAGCTGATTCAATTACAAAATTCAAAAAATCTAGTTTCACTAATTGCTCTGCCAAGTCCGGCGAAAGTGACTTTACTTCATCAATGTTTGACGACGATTGTACTTTAGATGAAGGGATGCACTTAGCAATCAATCACAGTGCGGATAAAAAAGAAGGTCGCATTGAACGAATAAGATCCGATCTAAAACGGGTTTTAAAAGCAATGCGCGTTGGCTTTAGCTTCGGTACTTTTAGTCAAAACCGCATAAACCAAAATGTAACATTGGCCAGTGGTGCAAAGCTTGAGACTTTTTTGAGTCAGCTATGTACCGCAAATATATTGATATTTGACCATAAAACATCTTTATATCAAGTTAACCCAACGGTTCAAGATCATGCATATGTCCTTTGTGAAGAAGGTCATGCGAGGGGTCAAATTGTTTCTGCAATTCGAGAGCTGTCCACGTAA